One stretch of Cedecea neteri DNA includes these proteins:
- the bamC gene encoding outer membrane protein assembly factor BamC — translation MAYSVQKSTVAKVAVVSLAMLLAACSSDQRYKRQVSGDESYLDATPLAEIHAPAGMILPIQNGDYNIPVTNGSGGVGKQLDIRPPAQALALVNGARTQFTGDTATLQVEANKASGLWSQVVSILQSENYAIAQRNDAGQTLTTDWVQWNRADEDVQYRGRYQISVQPQGYQQSVVVKLLNLEQGGKPVADASALQRYSAQMLNIISAGLDKSETSRQNAQENRSSAQLDVQSAADDTGLPMLVVRAPFNVVWTRLPAALEKAGMKVTDTTRSQGSIAVTYKALSDGSWSDLGAKDPGLVNGDYKLQVGDLDNRSSLQFIDPKGHPLTQSQNDALVAVFQAAFSK, via the coding sequence ATGGCTTACTCAGTACAGAAGTCGACGGTGGCAAAAGTTGCTGTTGTTTCGCTCGCCATGCTGTTAGCGGCGTGCAGTTCCGATCAGCGTTACAAGCGTCAGGTTAGCGGCGATGAGTCCTACCTGGATGCGACCCCACTTGCGGAAATCCACGCTCCGGCGGGGATGATCCTGCCGATTCAGAATGGCGATTACAACATTCCGGTCACTAACGGCAGTGGTGGAGTAGGCAAGCAGCTGGATATTCGCCCACCGGCACAGGCGCTGGCATTAGTGAACGGGGCTCGCACCCAGTTCACCGGTGATACCGCCACGCTACAGGTTGAAGCCAACAAGGCGAGCGGCCTGTGGTCTCAGGTGGTGAGCATTCTGCAGTCCGAGAACTACGCGATCGCTCAACGTAACGATGCCGGCCAAACCCTGACTACCGACTGGGTACAGTGGAACCGCGCTGACGAAGACGTGCAGTACCGTGGACGTTACCAGATTAGCGTGCAGCCGCAGGGCTACCAGCAGTCGGTCGTTGTCAAACTGCTGAACCTTGAGCAGGGCGGCAAACCGGTCGCGGATGCTTCGGCTCTGCAGCGCTACAGCGCGCAAATGCTGAACATCATCAGTGCCGGCCTCGATAAGTCTGAAACCTCGCGCCAGAATGCGCAGGAAAACCGCAGCTCTGCCCAGCTTGACGTGCAGAGCGCCGCGGATGACACCGGCCTGCCAATGCTGGTGGTGCGTGCACCGTTCAACGTCGTGTGGACCCGCCTGCCGGCCGCGCTTGAAAAAGCAGGCATGAAGGTGACCGATACCACCCGTTCTCAGGGCAGTATCGCGGTGACCTACAAGGCGTTGTCTGACGGCAGCTGGAGCGACCTCGGGGCGAAAGATCCGGGTCTGGTGAACGGTGACTATAAGCTGCAGGTTGGCGACCTCGATAACCGCAGCAGCCTGCAGTTCATCGACCCGAAAGGGCATCCGCTGACGCAGTCTCAGAACGATGCGCTGGTCGCTGTCTTCCAGGCAGCATTCAGCAAGTAA
- the bcp gene encoding thioredoxin-dependent thiol peroxidase — MSPLKAGDSAPKFSLPDQDGEQVNLTDFQGQRVLVYFYPKAMTPGCTVQACGLRDNMDELKKRGVEVLGISTDKPEKLSRFAEKELLNFTLLSDEDHQVCNQFGVWGEKSFMGKTYDGIHRISFLLDGDGKVEKVFDDFKTSNHHDIVVNWLTENA, encoded by the coding sequence ATGAGCCCACTGAAAGCCGGTGATAGTGCACCGAAATTTAGCTTGCCCGATCAGGACGGCGAACAAGTAAATTTAACCGACTTCCAGGGACAGAGAGTTCTGGTTTATTTCTATCCAAAAGCGATGACACCAGGCTGCACCGTGCAGGCATGTGGTTTGCGCGACAACATGGATGAGTTGAAAAAGCGTGGCGTGGAAGTGCTGGGCATCAGCACCGACAAGCCGGAAAAACTTTCCCGTTTTGCCGAGAAAGAGCTGCTTAACTTCACCCTGCTTTCTGACGAAGACCATCAGGTCTGCAATCAGTTTGGCGTGTGGGGCGAGAAATCTTTCATGGGCAAAACCTATGACGGCATTCACCGTATCAGCTTCCTGCTGGACGGCGACGGTAAAGTGGAAAAGGTCTTTGATGATTTCAAAACCAGTAACCACCACGATATCGTTGTGAACTGGCTGACAGAAAACGCCTAA
- a CDS encoding AI-2E family transporter: MLDMLLQWYRRRFSDPEAIALLVILVAGFCILFFLHGLLAPLLVAIVLAYLLEWPTVRLERVGCSRTWATTIVLVLFVGILLLMVLFVAPVAWQQGINLIRDMPGMLNKLSDFAATLPKRYPALVDAGIIDAMAENVRGRLSGMGDQVVKFSLASLVGLLTLAIYLILVPLMVFFLVKDKEQMLNAVRRVLPRNRGLAGQVWLEMNQQITNYIRGKVLEMIVVGVATYIGFIVFGLNYSLLLAVLVGFSVLIPYIGAFVVTIPVICVALFQFGLGTEFWTLFGVYLIIQALDGNLLVPVLFSEAVNLHPLVIILSVVIFGGLWGFWGVFFAIPLATLIKAVVHAWPDASLVDDAVTRE; the protein is encoded by the coding sequence ATGCTCGACATGTTGTTGCAGTGGTATCGCCGTCGTTTCAGCGATCCGGAGGCGATTGCGCTGCTGGTTATTCTTGTGGCGGGCTTTTGCATTCTGTTCTTCCTTCATGGCCTGCTGGCGCCGCTGCTGGTGGCTATTGTTCTGGCCTATTTGCTTGAGTGGCCGACGGTGCGCCTGGAGCGTGTCGGCTGTTCCCGAACGTGGGCGACGACTATCGTGCTGGTGCTGTTTGTCGGCATTTTGCTGCTGATGGTGCTGTTTGTGGCCCCCGTCGCCTGGCAGCAGGGGATCAACCTGATTCGCGATATGCCGGGAATGCTCAACAAGCTTTCTGATTTTGCCGCCACGCTGCCGAAGCGCTACCCGGCGCTGGTGGACGCGGGCATTATCGACGCCATGGCCGAAAACGTGCGCGGGCGGCTGTCAGGCATGGGCGACCAGGTGGTGAAATTCTCCCTGGCGTCGCTGGTTGGGCTGCTGACGCTGGCTATCTATCTGATTCTGGTTCCGCTGATGGTGTTCTTCCTGGTGAAGGATAAAGAGCAGATGCTGAACGCCGTGCGCCGCGTTTTGCCGCGCAACCGTGGCCTGGCGGGGCAGGTCTGGCTGGAGATGAACCAGCAAATCACCAACTATATTCGTGGCAAAGTGCTGGAAATGATCGTCGTTGGCGTGGCGACCTATATCGGCTTTATTGTCTTCGGGCTGAACTATTCGCTGCTGCTGGCGGTGCTGGTGGGCTTCTCGGTGCTTATTCCGTACATCGGCGCGTTTGTGGTCACCATTCCGGTTATCTGCGTAGCGCTGTTCCAGTTTGGCCTCGGCACTGAGTTCTGGACGCTGTTTGGGGTGTACCTGATTATTCAGGCGCTCGACGGCAACCTACTGGTGCCGGTGCTGTTCTCGGAGGCGGTCAACCTTCATCCGCTGGTGATTATTCTGTCGGTGGTGATTTTCGGCGGGCTGTGGGGATTCTGGGGCGTGTTCTTCGCTATCCCGCTGGCAACGCTGATTAAAGCCGTCGTTCATGCCTGGCCGGATGCTTCGCTGGTGGATGACGCGGTCACCCGGGAATAA
- the bepA gene encoding beta-barrel assembly-enhancing protease — MVRQLKKTLIATLTAALLAGSALPVKADVTDQLPDMGTSAGSTLSIAQEMQMGDFYVRQLRGSAPLINDPLLTQYINSLGMRLVSHANSVKTPFHFFLINNDEINAFAFFGGNVVLHSALFRYADSESQLASVMAHEISHVTQRHLARAMEDQKKNAPLTWVGALGSILLAMASPQAGMAALSGTLAGTQQGMISFTQQNEQEADRIGIQVLQRSGFDPQAMPGFLEKLLDQARYSSRPPEILLTHPLPESRLADARNRANQMRPVVVQSSENFYMAKVRTLGMYNSGRNQLTPDLLDTWSKGNVREQSAAQYGRALQALQADKYDEARKALQPLLTAQPANPWYLDLATDIDLGQHKANDAINRLKNAPDLKNNPVLQLNLANAYLEGGQPAETATLLNRYTFAHPDDTNGWDLLAQAQGKLGNRDQELAARAEVMALNGRLDQAISLLGSASSQVKLGSLQQARYDARIDQLRQLQQRFKPYMKM; from the coding sequence ATGGTTAGGCAGTTGAAAAAGACCCTGATTGCAACACTTACGGCCGCACTGCTGGCGGGAAGCGCACTCCCTGTAAAGGCGGATGTGACTGACCAGCTTCCCGACATGGGGACATCCGCGGGCAGCACGCTGTCTATCGCCCAGGAAATGCAGATGGGCGATTTTTACGTCCGTCAGCTGCGAGGCAGCGCCCCGCTGATTAACGATCCGTTACTCACGCAGTACATTAACTCGCTGGGGATGCGGCTGGTCAGCCACGCCAACTCGGTGAAAACGCCTTTCCACTTCTTCTTAATCAACAACGACGAAATTAACGCCTTCGCCTTCTTTGGCGGCAACGTGGTGCTGCATTCGGCGCTGTTCCGCTATGCCGACTCAGAAAGCCAGCTGGCTTCGGTTATGGCTCACGAGATTTCCCACGTGACCCAGCGCCACCTGGCGCGTGCGATGGAAGACCAGAAGAAAAATGCGCCGCTGACCTGGGTGGGCGCGCTGGGCTCGATCCTGCTGGCGATGGCGAGCCCACAGGCAGGGATGGCCGCGCTGTCCGGTACGTTGGCCGGGACTCAGCAAGGCATGATCAGCTTTACCCAGCAGAACGAGCAGGAGGCAGACCGAATTGGCATTCAGGTGCTGCAGCGTTCGGGCTTTGATCCACAGGCAATGCCGGGCTTCCTCGAAAAACTGCTCGACCAGGCTCGCTACTCTTCTCGCCCACCTGAAATTCTGCTGACTCACCCGCTGCCGGAAAGCCGCCTGGCGGACGCCCGCAACCGTGCCAACCAAATGCGCCCGGTAGTTGTGCAGTCCTCAGAAAACTTCTATATGGCAAAGGTTCGCACCCTCGGGATGTATAACTCAGGGCGGAATCAACTGACCCCGGACCTGCTGGATACCTGGTCAAAAGGCAACGTGCGTGAGCAAAGCGCGGCGCAGTACGGGCGAGCGCTACAGGCGTTGCAGGCGGATAAATATGACGAAGCAAGAAAAGCGCTTCAGCCGCTGCTTACCGCCCAGCCGGCAAACCCCTGGTATCTCGACCTGGCGACAGATATCGACCTCGGCCAGCACAAGGCAAACGACGCTATCAACCGGCTGAAAAACGCCCCGGACCTGAAGAACAACCCGGTGCTGCAGCTGAACCTCGCCAACGCTTATCTTGAAGGCGGGCAGCCCGCCGAAACGGCAACGCTGCTTAACCGCTACACCTTCGCCCATCCAGACGATACCAACGGCTGGGATCTGCTGGCTCAGGCGCAGGGCAAACTAGGCAACCGCGATCAGGAGCTGGCGGCGCGCGCCGAAGTCATGGCGCTAAACGGCCGCCTGGATCAGGCCATTTCGCTGCTCGGCAGCGCCAGCTCGCAGGTGAAGCTTGGCAGCCTGCAGCAGGCCAGGTACGACGCCCGTATCGATCAGCTGCGCCAGCTACAGCAGCGCTTTAAACCTTATATGAAGATGTAA
- a CDS encoding glycine cleavage system transcriptional repressor codes for MTPSSHHYLVITALGADRPGIVNTITRHVSSCGCNIEDSRLAMLGEEFTFIMLLSGSWNAITLIESTLPLKGAELDLLIVMKRTTAQERPATPATVWVQVEVADSPHLIERFTHLFDTHQMNIAELVSRTQPAENDVGPRLYIQITAHSPGSQDATIIEQAFKALCTELKAEGTINVVNPQQDD; via the coding sequence TTGACACCCTCATCACACCATTATTTGGTTATCACAGCCCTGGGGGCGGACCGTCCTGGTATCGTCAATACTATTACCCGCCACGTGAGCAGCTGCGGCTGCAACATCGAAGACAGCCGGCTTGCCATGCTGGGTGAAGAGTTCACCTTTATCATGCTGCTTTCCGGCAGCTGGAACGCGATAACCCTGATCGAATCTACCCTGCCGCTGAAGGGCGCGGAACTCGATCTGTTAATTGTGATGAAACGCACAACCGCCCAGGAAAGACCGGCCACCCCGGCCACGGTTTGGGTACAGGTTGAAGTGGCAGACTCGCCGCACCTGATTGAGCGATTTACCCACCTGTTTGACACCCATCAAATGAACATTGCCGAGCTGGTTTCCCGCACTCAGCCTGCTGAGAACGACGTGGGGCCGCGTCTGTATATCCAGATAACTGCCCACAGCCCAGGTTCACAGGATGCGACAATTATCGAGCAAGCGTTTAAAGCCCTATGTACAGAACTGAAAGCAGAAGGCACTATTAACGTGGTTAACCCACAGCAAGATGATTAA
- the arsC gene encoding arsenate reductase (glutaredoxin) (This arsenate reductase requires both glutathione and glutaredoxin to convert arsenate to arsenite, after which the efflux transporter formed by ArsA and ArsB can extrude the arsenite from the cell, providing resistance.), translating to MSKKVEIYHNPRCSKSRETLNLLKENGAEPEVVLYLETPPDAATIQSLLKKLGFTSARELMRRKEDLYKELKLDDASLSEGALINAMVEHPKLIERPIVLANGKARIGRPPEQVLEIL from the coding sequence ATGTCCAAGAAGGTCGAAATTTACCACAACCCACGCTGCTCCAAGAGCCGCGAAACGCTGAACCTGCTAAAGGAAAACGGCGCCGAGCCGGAGGTGGTGCTTTATCTGGAAACCCCACCGGACGCAGCGACCATCCAGTCGCTGCTGAAGAAGCTGGGCTTCACCAGCGCGCGTGAACTGATGCGCCGCAAAGAAGACCTGTACAAAGAGCTAAAGCTGGATGACGCCAGCCTCAGCGAAGGAGCGCTTATTAACGCCATGGTTGAGCACCCGAAGCTTATCGAGCGCCCTATCGTTCTCGCCAATGGGAAAGCCCGTATTGGCCGCCCGCCTGAGCAGGTGCTCGAGATCCTCTAA
- the dapA gene encoding 4-hydroxy-tetrahydrodipicolinate synthase: MFTGSVVAIITPMDEKGNVCRSSLKKLIDYHVASGTSAIVSVGTTGESATLSHDEHVDVVKLTVELADGRIPIIAGTGANATSEAISLTHHLQDSGIVGCLTVTPYYNRPTQEGLFQHFKAIAESTHLPQMLYNVPSRTGCDMLPETVGRLAKIKNIIGIKEATGNLSRVNQIKELVEDDFILVSGDDASALDFIQLGGHGVISVTANVAAREMAEMCKLATSGQFAQAREINQRLMPLHHKLFVEPNPIPVKWAARELGLVATDTLRLPMTPLTDASRPVIISALKHAGLL, translated from the coding sequence ATGTTTACGGGAAGTGTTGTCGCGATAATTACGCCGATGGATGAGAAAGGTAATGTCTGCCGGTCCAGCCTGAAAAAACTGATTGATTACCATGTCGCCAGCGGAACATCGGCGATTGTCTCGGTAGGGACTACCGGCGAATCGGCTACCTTAAGCCACGACGAACACGTCGACGTAGTGAAGCTTACCGTTGAACTGGCCGACGGGCGTATCCCGATTATTGCCGGTACCGGTGCTAACGCGACTTCCGAAGCGATTTCCCTGACGCATCACCTGCAGGACAGCGGCATTGTGGGCTGCCTGACGGTCACCCCTTATTACAACCGTCCTACCCAGGAAGGGCTGTTCCAGCACTTTAAAGCGATTGCTGAAAGCACCCATCTGCCGCAGATGCTGTATAACGTGCCGTCTCGTACCGGCTGCGACATGCTGCCGGAAACCGTTGGCCGCCTGGCGAAAATCAAAAATATTATCGGTATCAAAGAAGCTACCGGGAACTTAAGCCGCGTAAACCAGATCAAAGAGCTGGTTGAAGATGACTTCATCCTGGTGAGCGGCGATGACGCCAGCGCGCTGGACTTTATTCAGCTTGGTGGCCACGGCGTAATTTCCGTGACCGCAAACGTAGCCGCGCGTGAGATGGCGGAAATGTGTAAACTGGCCACCTCAGGGCAATTTGCACAGGCTCGCGAAATTAATCAGCGTCTGATGCCGCTGCACCATAAATTGTTTGTAGAACCCAACCCTATCCCGGTGAAATGGGCCGCCAGGGAGTTGGGTCTTGTGGCAACCGATACCTTACGCCTGCCGATGACGCCGCTGACCGACGCAAGTCGCCCGGTGATTATTAGCGCGCTTAAGCATGCCGGTCTGCTGTAA
- the opgB gene encoding phosphatidylglycerol--membrane-oligosaccharide glycerophosphotransferase, which produces MSELLSLMLFLAAIAVYAVKAGRNIWWLTIILLMLGLFIVLNVTLLASNYFTGEGINDAVLYTLTSSMTGAGVGKYILPGLGLAVGLIAIFGGLTWILRRKNHPHHLGYSALALFLALFSIKTTPAYQQVVSLIKSQTRTGTSDFADWYKVPEGTIKQPKLNLVYIYGESLERTYFDEQAFPDLAPELNALKSQAIDFSHTSQMAGMNYTIAGIVASQCGVPLFAPFEGNSSASMSSFFPKNICLGDILKASGYQNYFIQGADLRFAGKDIFLQSHGFEHMYGAQELKGMVADPNYKNNWGFYDDTVLDEAYDKFIELSKAGKRFSLFTLTVDTHHPDGFISRTCNRRSYSYDGKENRSFSAVSCSQEHIAALIDKIKASPYFRNTVIVVSSDHLAMNNTAYKYLTKQDRQNLFFVIRGDKPQAEIKAVKRNTMDNGATVLDILGGGNYIGLGRSSLSGESLSMVFTNLKEKVTEWKPDVIDLWNFPKTISRYSIDQKKNTFSYSGAHFKLPLLLKIGKGKIEPLPESEYSAPLRYQLADFKSDDRFIWADRCYKMARLWEPQLALSTGLCVAQGQLGGEPTVRRVDKPLDEYNVQFDGQTLSNERFKNNVALLKADENSIRYQADSFIFNVAGAPQSVKQFSGISRPEAWGRWSNANMAPAVTIEYQDPLPATFDLVLVAKAFGPNVGEPISVKVGDEEQTITFGDQLSTVTLRFDNPEGSKVLTIEPPKPQLSNEGNILGHDPRKLGVGLAELKIVPVSG; this is translated from the coding sequence TTGTCCGAATTGCTTTCTTTGATGCTGTTTTTGGCGGCTATTGCCGTGTATGCGGTAAAAGCCGGTCGAAATATCTGGTGGCTGACGATCATCCTGCTGATGCTCGGCCTGTTTATCGTGCTTAACGTGACCCTGCTTGCCAGTAACTATTTTACCGGCGAGGGCATTAACGACGCGGTGCTCTACACGCTCACCAGCAGCATGACCGGCGCAGGCGTCGGCAAATACATTCTGCCCGGGCTGGGGCTGGCCGTCGGGTTGATTGCCATATTTGGCGGTCTGACCTGGATTTTACGCCGAAAGAACCATCCTCATCATTTGGGCTACAGCGCCCTGGCGCTGTTCCTGGCTCTGTTTTCGATAAAAACAACGCCCGCTTATCAGCAGGTGGTGTCGTTGATTAAGTCCCAGACTCGCACCGGCACGTCTGACTTTGCCGACTGGTATAAAGTGCCGGAAGGTACCATTAAGCAGCCGAAGCTGAACCTCGTCTATATCTACGGCGAAAGCCTGGAGCGCACTTATTTTGATGAGCAAGCGTTTCCTGACTTAGCGCCCGAGCTGAACGCCCTGAAAAGCCAGGCTATAGATTTCAGCCACACCAGCCAGATGGCGGGCATGAATTACACCATCGCGGGTATTGTGGCCTCGCAGTGCGGTGTCCCGCTGTTTGCCCCGTTTGAGGGCAACTCTTCGGCGTCGATGTCGAGCTTCTTCCCGAAGAACATCTGCCTCGGCGATATTCTTAAGGCATCGGGCTATCAAAACTACTTTATTCAGGGCGCGGACCTGCGCTTTGCCGGCAAAGACATTTTCCTGCAGTCCCACGGCTTCGAGCATATGTACGGCGCGCAGGAGCTGAAGGGGATGGTGGCCGACCCGAATTACAAGAATAACTGGGGCTTTTACGATGATACGGTGCTGGACGAAGCTTATGACAAGTTTATCGAGCTTTCTAAAGCCGGGAAGCGCTTCTCGCTGTTTACGCTGACGGTCGACACCCATCACCCGGACGGCTTTATTTCGCGCACCTGTAACCGCCGCAGCTACAGCTACGATGGCAAAGAAAACCGCTCTTTTAGCGCCGTCTCCTGTAGCCAGGAGCATATCGCGGCGCTAATAGACAAAATCAAAGCCTCGCCTTATTTCCGTAATACGGTGATCGTGGTTTCTTCCGATCATCTGGCGATGAACAACACGGCGTATAAATACCTGACCAAGCAGGACAGGCAGAACCTGTTCTTTGTGATTCGCGGCGACAAACCGCAGGCGGAAATAAAAGCCGTGAAGCGCAACACGATGGATAACGGCGCCACGGTGCTGGATATTCTCGGCGGCGGGAACTACATCGGCCTGGGGCGCAGCAGCCTGTCCGGCGAGTCGCTGTCGATGGTCTTTACCAACCTGAAAGAGAAGGTCACCGAGTGGAAGCCGGACGTGATCGATCTGTGGAACTTCCCGAAAACCATCAGCCGCTACAGCATCGACCAGAAGAAGAATACGTTCAGCTACTCCGGCGCGCACTTCAAGCTGCCGCTGCTGCTGAAGATCGGTAAAGGTAAAATTGAGCCGCTGCCGGAAAGTGAATATTCCGCCCCATTGCGCTATCAGCTGGCTGATTTTAAAAGTGACGATAGGTTTATCTGGGCCGACCGCTGCTACAAAATGGCGCGCCTGTGGGAGCCACAGCTCGCGCTTTCTACCGGGCTCTGTGTGGCTCAGGGGCAGCTGGGCGGCGAGCCAACGGTAAGGCGGGTGGACAAGCCGCTGGACGAGTACAACGTGCAGTTTGACGGGCAAACGCTGAGTAACGAGCGTTTTAAAAACAACGTTGCCTTGCTGAAGGCGGATGAAAACAGCATTCGCTACCAGGCGGACAGCTTCATCTTCAACGTGGCCGGGGCGCCGCAGAGCGTGAAGCAGTTCAGCGGCATTTCGCGCCCGGAAGCCTGGGGCCGCTGGTCAAACGCCAACATGGCCCCGGCTGTGACGATTGAGTATCAGGATCCGCTGCCGGCAACGTTCGATCTGGTGCTGGTGGCGAAAGCCTTCGGCCCGAACGTCGGCGAGCCGATTTCGGTGAAGGTCGGTGATGAAGAGCAGACCATCACCTTTGGCGACCAGCTCTCTACAGTCACGCTGCGCTTTGATAACCCTGAAGGCAGCAAGGTGCTGACCATTGAGCCACCGAAGCCGCAGCTGTCCAACGAGGGCAATATTCTGGGGCACGATCCGCGTAAGCTTGGCGTGGGGCTAGCTGAGCTGAAAATTGTGCCGGTGAGCGGCTAA